The following are encoded together in the Monodelphis domestica isolate mMonDom1 chromosome 5, mMonDom1.pri, whole genome shotgun sequence genome:
- the NINJ2 gene encoding ninjurin-2 — protein MLDVALFMSNATRLKAVLERGPLSPYYTILVTLLSISLLLQVVIGILLIITARMNLNEVSKQQRLNQLNNTTMAMVFITVIINIFITAFGVQKMGQSWPTPKPY, from the exons ATGCTGGATGTGGCCCTCTTCATGTCCAATGCCACTCGCCTGAAGGCTGTCCTGGAACGGGGACCACTCTCTCCCTACTACACAATCCTTGTCACCCTCCTCAGCATCTCTCTCCTCTTGCAGGTGGTCATCGGGATACTCCTCATCATAACTG CTCGGATGAATTTGAATGAGGTGTCAAAGCAACAGCGGCTGAACCAGCTCAACAACACCACCATGGCCATGGTCTTCATAACTGTCATTATCAATATTTTCATCACAGCTTTTGGGGTGCAGAAGATGGGGCAATCCTGGCCCACACCCAAGCCCTACTGA